CGGCGCCGCCGCCATTGCCCGGCGGATCGTGGCACAGGCATCGCCAAAGGGTGAGTCGCCGGGCCCCGACGACGCGAATCTGGCGGCGGCGCGGGCGAGGCCGGTGAGGGGCAGCGCGATGGTCGGGATCGAACAGCCGTCGATCGCGGCCGGGGCGGCGGCGAGGTCGACATTGCTCATCTCCTCGAGCACCTGCCGCCAGGCCCGCTGTACCGGGTGGTCGAGGTCGATATAGCCCGTGGTCGCGGCCTTGGCGTGCCGGGCCAGGGTCAGCATGCCGCTGTGCTTGCCGGAGCAATTGTTGTGCAAGGCGGTCGGCGGCCGGCCGGCGCGGACCAGGGCCGCATTGGCCTCGGCGTTGTAGGGCGCGTGAACCCCGCATTCGAGATCGCCCGCCGACAGGTCGAGCCGGGCGAGCCACCGGGCGACGGCGTCGACATGCGCCGGCTCGCCGTCGTGGGACGCGCAAGCGAGCGCGATTTCGGTTTCGTCGAGGCCGTAGGTCGCGGCCGCGCCGCTGTCGACGACGGAGATCGCCTGCAGCGGCTTGATCGCCGAGCGGGGAAAGACCGGCCGTTCGATATCGCCCCAAGCGCCGACGATTCGGCCGCCGCCGTCGGCGACCACGGCGGCGCCCTGATGGCGGCTCTCGATCGCCGCGCCGCGCCATACTTCGACCACGACCGGCGCGGAGGATATCTCGTTCATCGGGTTTCCGGTGAGCAGAAAGGGGCAAACACCTTGCCTTCACGGCCCGCCTTATGCAAGGTTCCGCCGGACATGCGCGGCTATTTCGGAATCGGCGTCGAACACATCAGCAAGCAGATGAATGCGGGCAGTCTGATGCGTTCCGCCCATGCCTTCGAGGCCGCCTTTTTCTTTACCGTCGGGGCGGTCTATTCGACCCGGGAAGGGGGCCGGTCCGACACCTCCGACGCCCCTGCCGAGCTGCCGGTCTACGCGTTCGACGACCCCGCGGCCCTGCGTTTGCCGAAAGCGTGCAACTTGGTCGGGGTCGAGCTCCAGGACGATGCCGTCGATCTTCCGGAGTTCCGCCATCCGCGACAGGCCGCCTATATCTTCGGTCCGGAACGCGGTAGTTTGTCGCCGGAAATGACGGCGCGGTGCGATTTTGTGGTCAAGATTCCGACAAAATTCTGTATCAATGTCGGCGTCGCCGGGGCGATCGTGATGTACGACCGGATGATCACACTGGGCCGCTTCGCGAACCGGCCGTTCATTCCAGGTGGCGCCCGGGAAGCGCTGCCGCCCCATGTTTTTGGACAACCCGTCCTGCGCCGCGCGCGGGAACGGGCCGATGCGGATTAATAGGGATCAACAACCGGAATGTATGACCGCGCCATGAAAACTTTGCGTCTCGTCTTCGCTCATCTTCTCGTGTCTTTGATAGCCTTGCCGGCGCTGGCCCAGGACCCCGCGTTCCTGTCGCGGCACGACGCATGGACCGCCCACGTCAAGGCCGACAGCGGCAACAAGACCTGCTTCGCCTGGACCAAGCCGACCAGGTCGAAGGGCAACTACACCAAACGTGGCGATATCCTCGCCTTCGTCACCTTGTTCAAGCCGGTGCCGCAAGGCGACGACTATTACGACGGCGGCCAGATCAGCATCGTCACCGGCTACTCCTACAAGGAGACCAGCCCGATCGAGGCGGCGATCGCCGGCGAGCGCTTCGAGATGTTCAGCCAGGACGATACCGCCTGGGCGGCGAGCGCCGACAGCGACGAGAAACTGATCGGCGCCATGAAGGCGGGCTCGACCATGGTCGTGACCGGCTTTTCGAAACGCGGGACGAAGACGACGGATACATATTCGCTCAAGGGATTCACCGCCGCCTACAACGCGGTCCGCGCCGCCTGCAAGTAACGCCGGCGACGCTCGAGGAGGCCGGGCCGCCCGGCCCGGAACACTATGGGTTCATGTGGAAACGACCCAACCGGGCGCCCCAATCTCATCGGCCTGTCCCGTGACGAGTTGAGCGCCGAAATGGCGACGCTCGACGCGCCGCCGTTGCGCGCCCGTCAGCTGTGGCACTGGATTTACTATCGCGGCGAGAGCGACTTCGCCGCCATGACCACCCTGGCCAAGTCGTTTCGCGCCGCGCTGGCCGACCGCTACGCCGTCCGCCGGCCGGAGATCGTGCGCGACCTGGCCTCGGCCGACGGGACGCGCAAATGGTTGGTCCGCACGGCCGACGGGCAGGAGGTGGAGACCGTCCATATCCCGGAACGGGACCGCGGCGCGCTGTGCGTCTCGTCGCAGGTCGGCTGCACCCTCAATTGCACCTTCTGCCACACCGGCACCCAGCGTCTGGTGCGCAACCTCGACGCCGCCGAGATCGTCGGCCAGGTGATGGTCGCCCGCGACGGCCTCGGCGAATGGCCGACCCCGGTCCATGGCCGCATGCTGTCGAACATCGTCATGATGGGCATGGGCGAACCGCTCTACAACTACGACAACGTGGCCAAGGCCCTACGCATCGTGATGGACGGCGAGGGTTTGGCGATCTCGCGCCGCCGCATCACGCTGTCGACGTCTGGCGTGGTCCCGCTGATCGAGCGTGTCGGGCGCGAGCTCGGCGTCAATCTGGCGGTCTCGCTGCACGCCGTGACCGACGCGCTGCGCGACCAGATCGTGCCACTCAACCGCAAATATCCGATCGCCGAATTGCTGCAGGCGTGCCGCGACTATCCGACCAGCAAGGCGACGCGGCGCATCACCTTCGAGTACGTCATGCTGAAGGGGGTCAACGATTCGACCGCCGACGCCCGCGCCCTGGTCCGCCTGATCCGCGGCATCCCGGCCAAGGTCAATTTGATCCCCTTCAACCCATGGCCGGGGGGGCCGCACGAGTGCGCGACGCCGGCCGCCATCGAGGCCTTCGCCGCGATCGTGCGCGACGCCGGTTACGCCTCGCCGGTGCGCGCGCCGCGCGGCCGCGACATCATGGCCGCCTGCGGCCAGCTCAAGTCGGACAGCGTTAAGGAGCGCGCCAGTAGGCGCCGGATGGCGGCGGAGTTGGCGGGCTGATCGCCGACGATGGAGTAGGCGTCGCGTCAGTCGCTCGATTGGCTCAGCGGCTTCAGTCCGCGTCCGTCACGTCGATGGCGATGCCGGCGACGGCGCCCGGATGGTCCGCGACCGAGACCGGAAACTTATGATCGAGCAGGACGCGCCGTCCGGTGGGCAGGTTGACGGCGTCCTTGAAGTTGGTCGGCGTTCCGCTTTCCGCGACGCGCCGGTCGATCTGGGTAACGCGGTCGGCTTGGTCCCTGGGAATGAGGTCATAGGCGGTCTGGCCGACACAATCCGCCGCGCTCATATCGAGCATCTCCGCCCCCTTCCGGTTGACGAAGAGAAAGCGGCCCTCGGCGTCCTTGATGTAGATCACGGTATCGGCGCTATCGAAGAATGCCTGCATCAGACTGGTGTCGATCATTCGTCTCTTCCTGTTCCTGGTTCCGTGGGGCCAATTCGCATAGCATACCGGTTTACAGGATGCTTTCGTGAATTCACCGCCGTCACCGGTCCTGCCCGACGTTCTCGCGCCCGGCCTCGACCTTATTATCGTCGGCATGGCGGCGAGCGCCGAATCGGCACGCCGCGGCGCCTATTATGCCCATCCTGGAAATCGTTTCTGGCCCACTCTCGCGGCGGTTGGGCTGACGCCGCGGCGGTTGGCGCCCGAAGAGTTCGACCTGTTGCCCGGCTTCGGAATCGGCTTGACCGACGTCTGCAAAGCGCAGTCGGGCGCCGACCACGAGCTCGACCGCGCCAAC
The sequence above is a segment of the Alphaproteobacteria bacterium genome. Coding sequences within it:
- a CDS encoding PAS domain-containing protein, with protein sequence MIDTSLMQAFFDSADTVIYIKDAEGRFLFVNRKGAEMLDMSAADCVGQTAYDLIPRDQADRVTQIDRRVAESGTPTNFKDAVNLPTGRRVLLDHKFPVSVADHPGAVAGIAIDVTDAD
- the rlmN gene encoding 23S rRNA (adenine(2503)-C(2))-methyltransferase RlmN, producing MGSCGNDPTGRPNLIGLSRDELSAEMATLDAPPLRARQLWHWIYYRGESDFAAMTTLAKSFRAALADRYAVRRPEIVRDLASADGTRKWLVRTADGQEVETVHIPERDRGALCVSSQVGCTLNCTFCHTGTQRLVRNLDAAEIVGQVMVARDGLGEWPTPVHGRMLSNIVMMGMGEPLYNYDNVAKALRIVMDGEGLAISRRRITLSTSGVVPLIERVGRELGVNLAVSLHAVTDALRDQIVPLNRKYPIAELLQACRDYPTSKATRRITFEYVMLKGVNDSTADARALVRLIRGIPAKVNLIPFNPWPGGPHECATPAAIEAFAAIVRDAGYASPVRAPRGRDIMAACGQLKSDSVKERASRRRMAAELAG
- a CDS encoding RNA methyltransferase → MRGYFGIGVEHISKQMNAGSLMRSAHAFEAAFFFTVGAVYSTREGGRSDTSDAPAELPVYAFDDPAALRLPKACNLVGVELQDDAVDLPEFRHPRQAAYIFGPERGSLSPEMTARCDFVVKIPTKFCINVGVAGAIVMYDRMITLGRFANRPFIPGGAREALPPHVFGQPVLRRARERADAD
- a CDS encoding asparaginase, with the translated sequence MNEISSAPVVVEVWRGAAIESRHQGAAVVADGGGRIVGAWGDIERPVFPRSAIKPLQAISVVDSGAAATYGLDETEIALACASHDGEPAHVDAVARWLARLDLSAGDLECGVHAPYNAEANAALVRAGRPPTALHNNCSGKHSGMLTLARHAKAATTGYIDLDHPVQRAWRQVLEEMSNVDLAAAPAAIDGCSIPTIALPLTGLARAAARFASSGPGDSPFGDACATIRRAMAAAPFMVGGSGRFCTRVMEATAGAALVKVGAEGVYFGALPKAGLGIAVKIDDGATRAAEVAVAALLARFGDFDDDGLAAIGGLAEVPLYNRRGIHVGDIKPSVAWIDGS